In Coturnix japonica isolate 7356 chromosome 7, Coturnix japonica 2.1, whole genome shotgun sequence, one DNA window encodes the following:
- the METTL21A gene encoding protein N-lysine methyltransferase METTL21A isoform X2, translating to MALVPYEEGRALQGLHSPAATFRFAGRTVRIRQDWERRGVAAVVWDAAVVLSAYLEMGGIDLRDRSVIELGAGTGLLGIVAALLGAHVTITDREPVLEFLESNVWANLPSELHPRAVVKELTWGKDLGNFLPGAFDFILGADIIYLEETFAELLQTLEHLCSEQTVILLSCRIRYERDNNFLKMLKGRFSVNEVHYDYSKDVHIYKAQRHSPKDDF from the exons ATGGCGCTGGTGCCGTACGAGGAAGGCCGGGCGCTGCAGGGCCTGCACAGCCCCGCGGCCACGTTCCGCTTCGCGGGGCGCACCGTCCGCATCCGGCAGGACTGGGAGCGGCGCGGCGTGGCGGCCGTGGTGTGGGACGCG GCTGTCGTCCTGTCCGCTTATCTGGAGATGGGAGGCATCGATCTGAGGGATCGGTCGGTGAttgagctgggagctggaacTGGATTGCTGGGAATAGTGGCCGCGCTGTTGG GTGCTCATGTAACCATCACAGACAGGGAGCCAGTGCTGGAATTCCTGGAGTCGAACGTATGGGCGAACTTACCTTCTGAACTACATCCAAGGGCTGTGGTGAAGGAATTAACTTGGGGAAAAGACCTTGGCAACTTCCTTCCGGGAGCATTTGACTTCATCCTGGGGGCAGACATCATTTATCTCGAAGAAACTTTTGCGGAACTGCTTCAGACGTTGGAGCACCTTTGCTCAGAGCAAACTGTGATTCTTCTTTCCTGCCGTATCCGCTATGAACGTGATAACAACTTCttgaagatgctgaaaggcCGTTTCTCTGTAAATGAGGTCCACTATGATTACAGTAAGGATGTTCATATCTACAAAGCACAGAGGCACAGTCCCAAAGATGACTTTTGA
- the METTL21A gene encoding protein N-lysine methyltransferase METTL21A isoform X1, with translation MQGTRSTASTAVLLLECRVPLGSQDGCPALPWPLAGFGACSRHWIGRQTKERRAVLFCQTRDQTEPKAVVLSAYLEMGGIDLRDRSVIELGAGTGLLGIVAALLGAHVTITDREPVLEFLESNVWANLPSELHPRAVVKELTWGKDLGNFLPGAFDFILGADIIYLEETFAELLQTLEHLCSEQTVILLSCRIRYERDNNFLKMLKGRFSVNEVHYDYSKDVHIYKAQRHSPKDDF, from the exons ATGCAGGGAACGAGGAGCACGGCTAGCACTGCTGTCCTGTTGTTGGAGTGCCGAGTGCCCCTGGGGAGTCAGGACGGCTGCCCGGCCCTCCCATGGCCTTTAGCAGGCTTTGGAGCGTGTTCAAGGCACTGGATAGGGAGGCAGACAAAGGAGAGGCGCGCTGTGTTGTTTTGCCAAACAAGAGATCAAACGGAGCCAAAG GCTGTCGTCCTGTCCGCTTATCTGGAGATGGGAGGCATCGATCTGAGGGATCGGTCGGTGAttgagctgggagctggaacTGGATTGCTGGGAATAGTGGCCGCGCTGTTGG GTGCTCATGTAACCATCACAGACAGGGAGCCAGTGCTGGAATTCCTGGAGTCGAACGTATGGGCGAACTTACCTTCTGAACTACATCCAAGGGCTGTGGTGAAGGAATTAACTTGGGGAAAAGACCTTGGCAACTTCCTTCCGGGAGCATTTGACTTCATCCTGGGGGCAGACATCATTTATCTCGAAGAAACTTTTGCGGAACTGCTTCAGACGTTGGAGCACCTTTGCTCAGAGCAAACTGTGATTCTTCTTTCCTGCCGTATCCGCTATGAACGTGATAACAACTTCttgaagatgctgaaaggcCGTTTCTCTGTAAATGAGGTCCACTATGATTACAGTAAGGATGTTCATATCTACAAAGCACAGAGGCACAGTCCCAAAGATGACTTTTGA
- the CREB1 gene encoding cyclic AMP-responsive element-binding protein 1 isoform X2 produces MPAAHATSSAPTVTLVQLPNGQTVQVHGVIQAAQPSVIQSPQVQTVQISTIAESEDSQESVDSVTDSQKRREILSRRPSYRKILNDLSSDAPGVPRIEEEKSEEETAAPAIATVTVPTPIYQTSSGQYIAITQGGAIQLSNNGTDGVQGLQTLTMTNAAATQPGTTILQYAQTTDGQQILVPSNQVVVQAASGDVQTYQIRTAPTSTIAPGVVMASSPALPTQPAEEAARKREVRLMKNREAARECRRKKKEYVKCLENRVAVLENQNKTLIEELKALKDLYCHKSD; encoded by the exons ATGCCAGCAGCTCACGCAACGTCTTCTGCACCCACGGTGACCTTAGTTCAGCTGCCCAATGGGCAGACAGTTCAAGTGCACGGCGTAATTCAGGCTGCCCAGCCATCAGTTATTCAGTCTCCACAGGTCCAGACAGTTCAG atCTCAACTATAGCAGAAAGTGAAGACTCACAGGAATCAGTGGACAGTgtcacagactcacagaaacGGAGAGAAATCCTTTCCAGACGACCCTCCTACAG AAAAATTTTGAATGACTTGTCCTCAGACGCCCCAGGAGTGCCAAGGATCGAAGAGGAAAAGTCTgaagaggaaacagcagcacctgccaTTGCCACTGTTACGGTGCCAACTCCCATTTACCAAACCAGCAGTGGGCAGTACA TTGCTATTACACAAGGAGGAGCAATTCAGTTGTCTAACAATGGCACAGATGGAGTACAAGGTCTCCAGACGTTGACTATGACCAATGCAGCCGCAACACAACCTGGCACTACCATTTTACAATATGCACAGACCACAGATGGGCAACAGATACTTGTACCCAGCAACCAAGTTGTCGTACAAG CTGCCTCAGGAGATGTGCAGACGTACCAGATTCGCACCGCCCCTACCAGCACCATTGCACCTGGAGTAGTCATGGCATCATCTCCAGCACTTCCAACCCAGCCAGCAGAAGAGGCCGCACGGAAGAGAGAAGTGCGTCTAATGAAGAACAG agaggCAGCACGTGAATGTcgcagaaagaagaaagaatatgtCAAATGTCTTGAAAATCGTGTGGCTGTGcttgaaaaccaaaacaagactCTCATTGAGGAGTTGAAAGCACTTAAAGACCTTTACTGCCACAAATCAGATTAA
- the CREB1 gene encoding cyclic AMP-responsive element-binding protein 1 isoform X1 codes for MTMESGAENQQSGDAAVTEAETQQMTVQAQPQIATLAQVSMPAAHATSSAPTVTLVQLPNGQTVQVHGVIQAAQPSVIQSPQVQTVQISTIAESEDSQESVDSVTDSQKRREILSRRPSYRKILNDLSSDAPGVPRIEEEKSEEETAAPAIATVTVPTPIYQTSSGQYIAITQGGAIQLSNNGTDGVQGLQTLTMTNAAATQPGTTILQYAQTTDGQQILVPSNQVVVQAASGDVQTYQIRTAPTSTIAPGVVMASSPALPTQPAEEAARKREVRLMKNREAARECRRKKKEYVKCLENRVAVLENQNKTLIEELKALKDLYCHKSD; via the exons ATGACCATGGAATCTGGAGCAGAGAACCAGCAGAGTGGAGATGCAGCCGTTACAGAGGCAGAAACCCAACAGATGACAGTACAGGCACAACCACAGATTGCAACGTTAGCCCAG GTATCTATGCCAGCAGCTCACGCAACGTCTTCTGCACCCACGGTGACCTTAGTTCAGCTGCCCAATGGGCAGACAGTTCAAGTGCACGGCGTAATTCAGGCTGCCCAGCCATCAGTTATTCAGTCTCCACAGGTCCAGACAGTTCAG atCTCAACTATAGCAGAAAGTGAAGACTCACAGGAATCAGTGGACAGTgtcacagactcacagaaacGGAGAGAAATCCTTTCCAGACGACCCTCCTACAG AAAAATTTTGAATGACTTGTCCTCAGACGCCCCAGGAGTGCCAAGGATCGAAGAGGAAAAGTCTgaagaggaaacagcagcacctgccaTTGCCACTGTTACGGTGCCAACTCCCATTTACCAAACCAGCAGTGGGCAGTACA TTGCTATTACACAAGGAGGAGCAATTCAGTTGTCTAACAATGGCACAGATGGAGTACAAGGTCTCCAGACGTTGACTATGACCAATGCAGCCGCAACACAACCTGGCACTACCATTTTACAATATGCACAGACCACAGATGGGCAACAGATACTTGTACCCAGCAACCAAGTTGTCGTACAAG CTGCCTCAGGAGATGTGCAGACGTACCAGATTCGCACCGCCCCTACCAGCACCATTGCACCTGGAGTAGTCATGGCATCATCTCCAGCACTTCCAACCCAGCCAGCAGAAGAGGCCGCACGGAAGAGAGAAGTGCGTCTAATGAAGAACAG agaggCAGCACGTGAATGTcgcagaaagaagaaagaatatgtCAAATGTCTTGAAAATCGTGTGGCTGTGcttgaaaaccaaaacaagactCTCATTGAGGAGTTGAAAGCACTTAAAGACCTTTACTGCCACAAATCAGATTAA